In a genomic window of Bacillota bacterium:
- the tatA gene encoding twin-arginine translocase TatA/TatE family subunit: MPNIGPTELLVILLLALIIFGPGKLPQLGRAVGQSFREFKESINPSRQEQPEAPKENRQ; this comes from the coding sequence ATGCCGAACATCGGGCCGACCGAGCTACTGGTCATCTTGCTTTTGGCCCTCATCATCTTTGGCCCCGGGAAGCTGCCGCAGCTTGGGCGTGCGGTAGGCCAGAGCTTCCGGGAGTTCAAGGAGTCGATCAACCCCTCGCGCCAGGAGCAGCCTGAGGCTCCTAAGGAGAACCGGCAGTAA